One stretch of Caldinitratiruptor microaerophilus DNA includes these proteins:
- a CDS encoding NuoI/complex I 23 kDa subunit family protein, protein MYLIQEAFRTGKSLLQGLTVTFREMVFEQPITVQYPWQKPEVPDWFRGIPVLKTNLLTGEYRCTACMQCVEACPVDVIHIEWHTNKETKKKELDRFAIDMSRCMLCNLCVEACPFDSLVMASDYELCKTNPENLVFEMEDLLKIGLKYSRPIMEPHGRGVKGPPTWVFATQTGATEKDIQDPEGYLGRAPLGPKQFQEKYGAQLEAAAATHTAADD, encoded by the coding sequence TTGTATTTGATTCAAGAGGCCTTCCGTACCGGTAAGTCGCTACTGCAGGGGCTCACGGTCACCTTCCGGGAGATGGTCTTCGAGCAGCCCATCACCGTTCAGTATCCCTGGCAGAAGCCCGAGGTGCCCGACTGGTTCCGGGGCATTCCCGTTCTGAAGACGAACCTCCTGACCGGGGAGTACCGGTGCACCGCGTGCATGCAGTGCGTGGAGGCCTGCCCCGTCGACGTCATCCATATTGAGTGGCACACGAACAAGGAGACCAAGAAGAAGGAGCTCGACCGGTTCGCCATCGACATGAGCCGGTGCATGCTCTGCAACCTCTGCGTGGAGGCGTGCCCGTTCGACTCGCTCGTCATGGCGAGCGACTACGAGCTGTGCAAGACGAACCCGGAAAACCTCGTCTTCGAGATGGAGGATCTCCTGAAGATCGGCCTCAAGTACTCCCGGCCGATCATGGAGCCGCACGGCCGGGGCGTGAAGGGTCCGCCCACGTGGGTCTTCGCCACCCAGACCGGGGCCACGGAGAAGGACATCCAGGACCCGGAGGGCTACCTGGGTCGCGCGCCCCTCGGCCCCAAGCAGTTCCAGGAGAAGTACGGGGCGCAGCTGGAGGCGGCGGCCGCGACGCACACCGCGGCGGACGACTAG
- a CDS encoding DUF2249 domain-containing protein, translating into MAKPPAGPQVVLDVRHYHAQGREPFGDIMAAVQNLQPGQVFVLLNTFEPFPLYRVMEQMGFQHHAEQTPEGDWRITFWKGTQA; encoded by the coding sequence ATGGCGAAGCCGCCCGCAGGCCCCCAGGTGGTGCTGGACGTGCGCCACTACCATGCCCAGGGGCGTGAGCCTTTCGGCGACATCATGGCGGCGGTGCAGAACCTGCAGCCCGGTCAGGTGTTCGTCCTTCTCAACACCTTCGAACCGTTCCCGCTCTACCGGGTCATGGAGCAGATGGGCTTTCAGCACCACGCCGAACAGACCCCGGAGGGCGACTGGCGCATCACGTTCTGGAAGGGGACGCAGGCATGA
- a CDS encoding efflux RND transporter periplasmic adaptor subunit has product MVPMGARVSSRRVRQFAYVALPSVAVIALLGWQLANRASRTAAPAGLVTVPVRRGSIELTVSGTGTLEAGQRANITAEVSGTVVAVNFVEGDTVRKGQTLIELRNDDLVAQVEQARLSLAAAENRLYQRLGIPEGSPLDLSEALTVRAPVSGRLSRLEVKRGDRVSAGQPVAWVASGEQLLFRARVNRVALPFFHTGQAARVRLDAFDGELTGTVVAVASEPARSGGVESYDVDVALDETGVLGAGYAGQLTVEVPQGSMSFSGQTVWGQEQVVTARAAGVVREVLVSEGRRVTAGQVVMRLENPTLPQEVRAEQIAVEQARETLAQREQNLAKLKIVAPIDGVVTARDVAVGDTVGTGQNGARVLATIVDTSVLTLTLQVDELDVPRLRPGQPASVVVNALPGRTLTGRVEKIAGEGTVQNGVTIFAVTITVPGQPDIRPGMTASASVRVAAKDGVLVVPAEAVERQGGRAFVQVPEGDQVVRRPIRTGLENEQVVEVLEGLAEGDTVVVARRPAGSGTQGAGFRPPGTGGFGLPFGPGGGQRPAGGQPHDRQAPQGGGNR; this is encoded by the coding sequence ATGGTACCGATGGGCGCACGGGTGTCTTCTCGCCGGGTTCGCCAGTTCGCGTATGTGGCGCTCCCGTCGGTCGCCGTCATCGCGCTGCTGGGCTGGCAACTCGCGAACCGGGCCTCCCGCACGGCGGCGCCTGCCGGGTTGGTGACCGTCCCGGTGCGCCGGGGCTCCATCGAGCTGACGGTGTCCGGGACCGGGACCCTGGAGGCGGGCCAGCGCGCGAACATCACCGCCGAGGTTTCGGGTACCGTCGTCGCCGTGAACTTCGTGGAAGGAGACACCGTGCGGAAGGGCCAGACCCTCATCGAACTGCGCAACGATGACCTGGTGGCGCAGGTCGAGCAGGCCCGCCTGAGCCTGGCCGCGGCGGAGAACCGTCTCTATCAGCGCCTGGGCATCCCGGAAGGGAGCCCGCTGGACCTGTCCGAGGCGCTCACCGTGCGGGCGCCGGTATCCGGCCGCCTCTCCCGGCTGGAGGTCAAGCGGGGGGACCGGGTGAGCGCAGGCCAGCCCGTCGCGTGGGTGGCCTCCGGGGAGCAGCTCCTGTTCCGCGCGCGCGTGAACCGTGTGGCCCTGCCGTTCTTCCACACGGGCCAGGCGGCGCGGGTGCGGCTGGATGCCTTCGACGGGGAACTCACCGGTACCGTGGTTGCCGTCGCCTCCGAACCGGCGCGCTCGGGCGGTGTGGAGAGCTATGACGTGGACGTCGCCCTCGACGAGACCGGCGTCCTGGGGGCGGGCTATGCCGGGCAGCTCACCGTGGAGGTTCCCCAGGGCAGCATGTCGTTTTCCGGGCAGACCGTCTGGGGACAGGAACAGGTGGTGACCGCCCGTGCGGCCGGCGTGGTCCGGGAGGTGCTCGTGAGCGAGGGCCGGAGGGTCACTGCCGGGCAGGTCGTGATGCGCCTCGAAAACCCCACGCTTCCGCAGGAGGTGCGCGCGGAGCAGATCGCCGTCGAGCAGGCCCGTGAGACCCTCGCCCAGCGCGAGCAGAATCTCGCCAAGCTCAAGATCGTTGCCCCCATCGACGGAGTGGTCACCGCGCGCGACGTGGCGGTCGGCGACACCGTCGGGACGGGCCAGAACGGAGCCCGCGTCCTGGCGACGATCGTCGACACCAGCGTCCTCACCCTGACCCTGCAGGTGGACGAACTCGACGTTCCCCGGCTCCGGCCGGGGCAGCCGGCCTCCGTGGTCGTCAACGCCCTGCCGGGGCGGACCCTGACGGGGCGGGTCGAGAAGATCGCCGGGGAGGGAACGGTCCAGAACGGGGTCACCATCTTCGCCGTCACCATCACCGTCCCGGGACAGCCGGACATCCGGCCGGGCATGACCGCCTCGGCCTCCGTGCGGGTGGCCGCGAAGGACGGCGTCCTCGTGGTGCCGGCGGAGGCGGTGGAGCGCCAGGGTGGAAGGGCCTTCGTCCAGGTCCCGGAGGGAGACCAGGTGGTGCGCCGTCCCATCCGCACCGGCCTGGAGAACGAGCAGGTGGTGGAGGTGCTGGAGGGGCTGGCGGAGGGCGACACGGTCGTCGTCGCCCGGAGACCGGCAGGATCCGGCACGCAGGGCGCGGGGTTCCGGCCGCCCGGTACCGGAGGGTTCGGGCTGCCGTTCGGCCCGGGTGGGGGCCAGCGCCCGGCGGGCGGGCAACCCCACGACCGGCAGGCCCCGCAGGGAGGCGGCAACCGGTGA
- a CDS encoding Ykof family thiamine-binding protein, whose translation MSVLSCQVSLYPLGTAGYDGVIREAVRALDDPRVRVTVGEMSSVLVGEDDAVWQALRRLFEAAAAGPVVMVATLSNECGCRPG comes from the coding sequence ATGAGCGTGCTGTCCTGCCAGGTCTCCCTGTATCCCCTGGGCACGGCCGGCTACGACGGCGTGATCCGGGAGGCGGTCCGCGCCCTTGACGACCCGCGCGTGCGCGTGACCGTCGGCGAGATGAGTTCGGTCCTGGTGGGGGAGGACGACGCGGTGTGGCAGGCCCTGCGGCGGCTGTTCGAAGCGGCCGCCGCAGGGCCCGTGGTCATGGTCGCCACCCTCTCGAACGAGTGCGGGTGCCGGCCCGGCTGA
- a CDS encoding class I SAM-dependent methyltransferase, which translates to MALFDAIAGSYDDWYRTPLGAYADRVEKEIVLDLAAPSSGETAVDLGCGTGQYALALAARGLRVTGVDISARMLDRARARAEETGLAVRWVEADVREVPLPSAAFDLATMVTVLEFVPEPERAVAEALRLLRPGGRLVAAVLGEGSGWARLYREEAERAPDSVFAHARFFTADGLARLLGIAPSEVRKGLFLDPAEAAGAPPEAWPRLDAAARARGAAPGFLAALRRKE; encoded by the coding sequence ATGGCGCTCTTCGACGCGATCGCCGGAAGCTACGACGACTGGTACCGGACTCCGCTCGGCGCGTACGCCGACCGGGTCGAGAAGGAGATCGTGCTCGACCTGGCCGCGCCGTCCTCCGGCGAGACCGCCGTCGACCTGGGCTGCGGGACCGGCCAGTACGCCCTGGCGCTGGCGGCGCGGGGTCTCCGCGTCACCGGGGTGGACATCTCCGCCCGGATGCTCGACCGCGCCCGGGCCAGGGCCGAAGAGACGGGCCTCGCGGTCCGGTGGGTCGAGGCGGACGTGCGGGAGGTGCCCCTGCCCTCCGCCGCGTTCGACCTCGCCACGATGGTGACGGTGCTCGAGTTCGTGCCGGAGCCCGAGCGGGCGGTGGCAGAGGCCCTGCGCCTTCTCCGGCCCGGCGGCCGGCTGGTGGCGGCGGTCCTGGGCGAGGGGTCAGGCTGGGCGAGGCTCTACCGGGAGGAGGCCGAGCGCGCCCCCGACTCCGTCTTCGCCCACGCCCGCTTCTTCACGGCGGACGGCCTGGCCCGCCTCCTGGGCATCGCCCCGTCCGAGGTCCGGAAGGGGCTCTTCCTCGACCCCGCCGAGGCCGCCGGCGCGCCGCCGGAGGCCTGGCCGCGGCTCGATGCCGCCGCCCGGGCGCGGGGCGCGGCGCCGGGCTTCCTCGCGGCCCTGCGGCGAAAGGAGTGA